In a single window of the Metopolophium dirhodum isolate CAU chromosome 2, ASM1992520v1, whole genome shotgun sequence genome:
- the LOC132939342 gene encoding LOW QUALITY PROTEIN: TRPL translocation defect protein 14-like (The sequence of the model RefSeq protein was modified relative to this genomic sequence to represent the inferred CDS: deleted 2 bases in 2 codons) codes for MDGKIKKLYKIVLTGGPCGGKTTGQSRLCTFFENLGWKVYRVPETANVLLSGGIKFSELSDDEAHKFQENLLRCMLQIENTFFELGESCDQDCLIICDRGAMDAAAYIPTNKWDLIMKENGLNMVDLRDNRYNQIIHMVSAACGAEDFYTTEDHTSRREDVSLAKSLDVKASASWIGHPYFDVIDNSSDFENKICRMIAAVCQKLGLDTGDRLATNSKKTKWLVKYLPNDQLFPPFQDFDVVHNYLQTYTKNMQARLRKRGQKGHWNYTHTIRRPRVRGQVIEVKTQLSHRDYVNLLSQKDETHYPIYKKRRCFIHYNQYFQLDIYCKPCHKRCEGLVLLETYSALEDQELLDRLPKFLDIEAEVTGNAAYSMFNLSLVEDWDKSKNFCHYLKGPDEDLNVGDHKTNQVSYIHTNGKLRK; via the exons GCCCCTGTGGTGGCAAGACAACGGGACAGTCACGCTTATGTACATTCTTTGAGAATTTAGGATGGAag gtttataGAGTTCCAGAGACTGCCAATGTTCTattaag TGGAGGTATCAAATTTTCGGAATTAAGTGACGACGAAG CCCATAAATTTCAAGAGAACCTTCTCAGATGTATGTTACaaatagaaaatacattttttgaactgGGGGAATCATGTGACCAAGACTGTCTAATCATTTGTGACAGAGGTGCTATGGATGCTGCTGCAt atatacctactaataaatgGGATCTGATAATGAAAGAAAATGGTTTGAACATGGTTGACTTGAGAGACAATCGATACAATCAAATAATTCATATGGTGTCTGCTGCATGTGGGGCTGAAGACTTTTATACTACCGAA GATCATACGAGTAGGAGAGAGGACGTGTCTCTTGCTAAAAGTCTAGATGTCAAAGCATCAGCGTCATGGATTGGACACCCATACTTTGATGTCATTGATAATTCAtcagattttgaaaataaaatatgcagaaTGATTGct gcaGTTTGTCAGAAATTGGGCCTAGACACTGGTGATCGATTAGCTACAAACTCGAAAAAAACG AAATGGTTAGTGAAGTATCTGCCTAATGATCAGTTGTTC CCCCCATTTCAAGATTTTGATGTCGTACACAATTACTTGCAGACATACACTAAAAATATGCAAGCTCGCTTACGAAAACGAGGACAAAAAG gTCATTGGAATTATACACATACGATTCGCAGGCCTCGGGTCCGTGGTCAAGTAATAGAAGTAAAAACACAGCTCAGTCACAGGGACTATGTGAACCTGTTGTCACAAAAAGATGAAACCCACTATCCAATCTATAAAAAAAGGCGATGTTTTATACACTACAATCAGTATTTCCAGCTTGacatttattgtaaaccttgtCATAAAAG GTGTGAAGGGTTAGTGTTACTTGAGACGTATTCTGCTCTTGAGGACCAAGAGCTACTTGACCGTTTACCAAAATTCCTAGACATTGAAGCCGAGGTTACTGGTAACGCAGCTTATTCCATGTTTAACTTGTCACTTGTTGAAGATTGGgacaaatcaaaaaatttttGTCACTACTTGAAag gaccAGACGAAGATCTGAATGTAGGTGATCATAAAACCAACCAAGTTAGTTACATTCATACAAACGGAAAACTAAGGAAATAG